A single window of Thermocrinis jamiesonii DNA harbors:
- a CDS encoding OmpA/MotB family protein, whose product MAKKKKCPEEVSERWAIPYADFLTLLLCLFIALFAMAQAGKQAALEYAQAFAKAFGMRLVPFQETLPKQILPQPVVPKSELTEKGRRIQRQIRELEEMLKRMGLEGEFKVAYEVIGIRLILQEKILFASGSADIRQEMYPVLDKIYEIIKDLPNPVEVEGHTDSIPISTEKFPSNWELSVSRASSIVRYFIARGIAPERLKASGYADTRPIASNATPEGRAQNRRVEIVILNIKGAELTKQTPQQP is encoded by the coding sequence GTGGCAAAGAAGAAAAAGTGTCCAGAAGAAGTATCTGAAAGATGGGCTATTCCTTACGCTGATTTTCTTACCCTTCTTCTGTGTTTGTTTATAGCCCTTTTTGCAATGGCTCAAGCTGGAAAGCAGGCAGCATTGGAATATGCGCAGGCCTTTGCAAAGGCCTTTGGCATGCGATTGGTCCCCTTTCAAGAAACTTTACCCAAGCAAATATTACCTCAGCCCGTAGTGCCAAAAAGCGAGCTAACCGAAAAAGGCAGAAGAATACAGAGGCAGATAAGAGAACTTGAGGAAATGTTAAAACGCATGGGTCTGGAAGGTGAGTTTAAGGTAGCCTATGAGGTAATAGGAATAAGGCTGATACTACAAGAGAAGATACTGTTTGCTTCTGGGAGCGCAGATATAAGGCAAGAGATGTATCCCGTTTTGGACAAAATATACGAAATAATAAAAGACCTACCAAATCCGGTGGAGGTTGAAGGTCATACGGACAGCATACCCATATCCACGGAAAAGTTTCCGTCCAACTGGGAGTTATCGGTTTCAAGGGCTTCCTCCATAGTTAGATACTTTATAGCCAGAGGCATAGCCCCGGAAAGGCTGAAGGCTTCTGGTTATGCGGACACAAGGCCTATAGCATCAAACGCCACACCGGAGGGTAGAGCTCAAAACAGAAGGGTGGAGATAGTAATTCTTAACATAAAAGGTGCAGAGCTTACTAAACAAACACCTCAACAGCCTTAA
- a CDS encoding peptidylprolyl isomerase — protein sequence MYSYIHKNKKFVVGVIGFVSIAFLLWLFLTGDVANIFRIGQRCVAEVDGSCITLRDYRRELLRYGDFLQNKDMENIIKDQVLESLIVQEILYKKAKELGFVASDQEVVEVIKSDPSFQENGVFSNSKYKESLSRLGLEPVEYEEYIRKLLSIQKLLALVGNGAYLTPKEEDINLLPQSINISGKLYLVTPDRLQIEIKQEEILDFYAKNKEMFKKEPSKVVRIWKEKEKQKASEIYQALSNGKEVENFQEIVLPQKREELPEELRVEIDKLNQNNRLGIVKVGDEYVVIFLVKEEQGQYKSLEEVKEEIKNILRESKASEQIKPIAEKVREDLKQNRAVSYKYIEFSQTSASQLMSVLRLEENELFNILLSDEKVFGPYPLLKGYGILVVERKEQVSMDNQQRKSMLEDIYSLKRDTMINYYVQKLRERAKVKMNKELIGG from the coding sequence ATGTATTCTTACATCCATAAAAACAAAAAGTTTGTGGTAGGTGTAATTGGTTTTGTTTCCATAGCCTTTCTGTTATGGCTATTTTTGACAGGAGATGTAGCCAACATTTTTAGAATTGGTCAGAGATGTGTGGCTGAGGTAGATGGTTCTTGTATTACCCTGAGGGATTACAGACGAGAGCTTTTAAGATACGGCGATTTTCTGCAAAACAAGGATATGGAGAATATCATAAAGGACCAGGTGTTAGAAAGCTTGATAGTTCAAGAGATTCTTTACAAGAAGGCTAAAGAGTTAGGCTTTGTGGCAAGCGACCAAGAGGTTGTAGAAGTCATAAAGTCTGACCCAAGCTTTCAAGAAAACGGTGTGTTTAGCAATTCAAAATACAAGGAAAGCCTATCCAGACTCGGCTTAGAGCCTGTGGAATACGAAGAATACATAAGGAAACTGCTTAGCATACAAAAACTTTTAGCTTTGGTAGGAAACGGTGCATACCTAACCCCTAAGGAAGAAGACATAAACCTTTTGCCCCAAAGCATCAACATAAGCGGTAAGCTCTACCTTGTAACACCAGACAGACTTCAGATAGAAATTAAGCAAGAAGAAATACTTGATTTTTATGCAAAAAATAAAGAGATGTTTAAAAAAGAGCCAAGTAAGGTTGTAAGAATTTGGAAGGAGAAGGAAAAACAAAAAGCAAGCGAGATTTACCAGGCCTTAAGTAATGGGAAAGAAGTGGAAAACTTCCAAGAGATTGTTCTGCCTCAAAAGAGAGAAGAACTACCCGAAGAACTTAGGGTAGAAATAGACAAACTGAACCAAAATAACAGACTTGGCATAGTAAAGGTTGGAGATGAGTATGTGGTGATCTTTCTTGTAAAAGAAGAGCAAGGACAGTACAAAAGTTTGGAAGAGGTAAAAGAGGAAATAAAAAACATTCTAAGGGAAAGCAAAGCTTCTGAACAGATAAAGCCTATTGCAGAAAAGGTAAGGGAGGATTTAAAGCAAAACAGAGCGGTTTCTTACAAATACATTGAATTTTCCCAAACATCCGCTTCTCAACTCATGTCCGTATTGAGACTGGAGGAAAACGAGCTGTTCAATATCTTGCTATCTGATGAAAAGGTGTTCGGTCCCTATCCTTTGCTAAAAGGTTATGGCATCTTAGTCGTTGAAAGAAAGGAGCAAGTAAGCATGGACAATCAACAAAGAAAGAGCATGCTTGAAGACATATATTCCCTAAAAAGAGACACTATGATAAACTACTACGTTCAGAAGCTGAGGGAAAGGGCTAAGGTAAAGATGAATAAAGAACTTATAGGAGGTTGA
- a CDS encoding LL-diaminopimelate aminotransferase, with product MFEFSQRIAQLPPYLFAQIDKKKKEKLDQGADVIDLGVGDPDIPTPKPIVEAMKRAVEKPENHRYPSYEGMLSFRQAVADWYKKRFGVDLDPQKEVIALIGSKEGIAHFPLAFINPGDVVLCPDPAYPVYKIGTLLAGGEPYVLPLKEENGFLPDFRSVPKDVLKRAKIIWVNYPNNPTSAKATKEFYKELIEWAKENRIIVASDLAYSEIYFGEEKPPSILEIEGAKEVAIEFHSLSKTYNMTGWRIGMAVGNEKLIAGLGKIKTNVDSGQFQAIQEAAITALNLPEQELQSIRDLYRERRKVMVEALERAGLEVYPSDATFYLWVKVPKGYSSAQFVERLLEECAIVCTPGNGFGEHGEGYFRISLTVSTERLLEASERIKKLKL from the coding sequence ATGTTTGAGTTCTCTCAAAGAATAGCCCAGCTTCCACCTTACCTTTTTGCCCAGATAGACAAAAAGAAGAAAGAAAAGCTTGATCAGGGTGCGGATGTAATAGACTTAGGGGTGGGAGACCCAGACATTCCCACACCAAAACCCATTGTGGAAGCTATGAAAAGAGCGGTAGAAAAACCAGAAAACCATAGGTATCCTTCCTACGAGGGTATGCTTTCTTTCCGTCAGGCGGTGGCCGATTGGTATAAGAAAAGGTTTGGAGTAGATTTGGACCCTCAAAAGGAAGTGATAGCTCTCATAGGCTCAAAGGAAGGAATTGCCCATTTTCCCTTAGCCTTTATAAATCCGGGAGACGTGGTCCTATGTCCGGATCCAGCCTATCCCGTTTACAAAATAGGCACGCTTCTTGCGGGCGGAGAACCTTACGTATTACCTTTGAAAGAAGAAAACGGTTTTCTTCCAGACTTTAGGAGTGTGCCAAAGGATGTTCTCAAAAGAGCTAAGATCATATGGGTAAATTATCCCAACAATCCAACCTCTGCAAAAGCAACGAAGGAGTTTTACAAAGAGTTAATAGAGTGGGCTAAGGAAAATAGGATAATAGTTGCCTCTGATCTGGCATACTCGGAGATATACTTTGGAGAAGAAAAACCTCCATCCATACTGGAGATAGAAGGGGCAAAAGAAGTTGCCATAGAGTTCCATTCCCTTTCAAAGACTTACAACATGACCGGATGGCGTATTGGTATGGCAGTTGGAAACGAAAAGCTGATAGCAGGTTTGGGCAAGATAAAGACCAACGTAGATTCTGGACAGTTTCAGGCTATTCAAGAAGCAGCTATTACTGCACTGAACTTGCCCGAGCAAGAGCTGCAAAGCATAAGGGACTTATACAGAGAAAGAAGGAAAGTTATGGTGGAGGCTCTTGAGCGAGCAGGTCTTGAAGTATACCCTTCTGATGCTACCTTCTACCTTTGGGTAAAGGTTCCAAAGGGTTATAGCTCTGCTCAGTTTGTGGAGCGCTTGTTAGAAGAGTGCGCCATAGTCTGCACACCGGGCAACGGTTTTGGAGAACACGGGGAAGGCTACTTTAGAATATCCCTAACCGTTAGCACAGAAAGGCTTTTGGAAGCTTCGGAAAGAATAAAGAAGCTTAAGCTGTAA
- a CDS encoding DUF29 domain-containing protein, whose translation MLQKTNWKELYEKDFYLWVMENLRLLKERRYEEVDWENLLEEIEDMGRSELRSVISYISIILEHLYKLENFKVSQEMENSWIKSTINARLELSRLYRKNPSLVKKSEEELQEAWEDAVKSLIGWFKYPENKTLAKQFFGGIPTEKDFPDKCPYTFEQVLEYEPWIE comes from the coding sequence ATGCTTCAAAAAACAAACTGGAAAGAGCTTTACGAAAAAGACTTTTACCTTTGGGTTATGGAGAACCTAAGGCTTTTGAAGGAGAGGCGCTACGAAGAAGTGGATTGGGAGAACCTTTTGGAGGAAATAGAGGACATGGGAAGAAGTGAGCTAAGAAGCGTGATAAGTTACATCTCCATAATCCTTGAACACCTTTACAAGTTAGAAAACTTCAAGGTCAGCCAAGAGATGGAAAACAGTTGGATAAAAAGCACAATAAACGCAAGACTTGAACTAAGTAGGCTTTATAGAAAAAACCCATCTTTGGTAAAAAAATCCGAAGAAGAGCTTCAAGAAGCATGGGAAGATGCGGTCAAAAGCTTAATCGGTTGGTTTAAATATCCAGAAAACAAAACCTTAGCAAAACAGTTTTTTGGTGGAATACCCACTGAGAAGGATTTCCCAGATAAATGTCCATACACCTTTGAACAGGTGCTTGAGTATGAACCTTGGATAGAATAA
- a CDS encoding CDGSH iron-sulfur domain-containing protein: MARLVVFTENGPYKLEVGEETYYICMCGLSNKKPFCDGSHKKTKDEEKGKLYIYDQNGRVEVQI, from the coding sequence ATGGCAAGACTTGTTGTATTTACGGAGAACGGCCCTTATAAGTTAGAAGTTGGAGAAGAGACGTATTACATATGCATGTGCGGTCTGTCCAACAAAAAACCTTTCTGCGATGGCTCGCACAAAAAGACAAAGGATGAGGAAAAAGGAAAACTCTATATTTACGACCAAAACGGAAGGGTAGAGGTACAAATTTAA
- a CDS encoding citryl-CoA lyase, with product MEKKWRTAITQHVGHETYIRGYRLLDMVGNLSFAQAIYLILKGELPNDKESKMMEAMLVSVIDHGTAPPSAIAARAVASGGNSLNVGVAAGVLAFGSAHGGALEDAMKFIQEGVKSGKAVEEIVREYLESKKPIPGYGHRYYKEFDPRTKRLMDIAKDLGFYGPHCKFAEEVADEIERQKGKRLVLNVDGAIAAIASEMGFDWRLGKGFFIIGRVPGLVAHVYEELTMEKPFSKRLDEEKEVEYIGVPPRELPPEFKKV from the coding sequence ATGGAGAAAAAGTGGAGGACTGCCATAACTCAGCATGTAGGGCATGAAACCTACATAAGGGGCTATAGGCTTTTAGACATGGTGGGGAACCTAAGCTTTGCTCAAGCTATCTACTTAATACTCAAGGGGGAACTGCCAAACGACAAAGAATCTAAGATGATGGAAGCTATGCTGGTATCTGTTATAGACCACGGCACAGCTCCTCCTTCGGCTATTGCCGCAAGGGCTGTTGCTTCCGGTGGAAATTCTTTAAACGTAGGAGTAGCCGCTGGAGTGCTTGCCTTCGGCAGTGCCCATGGGGGCGCATTAGAAGATGCTATGAAGTTCATACAAGAAGGAGTAAAAAGTGGTAAAGCGGTGGAAGAGATAGTAAGGGAATACTTGGAAAGCAAAAAGCCCATACCGGGCTATGGACATAGATATTACAAGGAATTTGATCCCAGAACCAAAAGGCTTATGGACATTGCAAAAGACCTTGGCTTTTATGGACCTCACTGTAAGTTTGCAGAAGAGGTAGCGGATGAAATAGAAAGACAAAAGGGAAAGAGGTTGGTATTGAACGTAGACGGTGCTATAGCGGCAATAGCCTCGGAGATGGGTTTTGACTGGAGGCTTGGAAAGGGCTTTTTCATAATAGGTAGAGTTCCGGGCTTGGTAGCTCACGTGTATGAGGAGCTAACTATGGAAAAGCCATTCTCAAAGAGGTTAGACGAAGAAAAGGAAGTAGAATACATCGGAGTGCCACCAAGAGAATTACCACCTGAGTTTAAAAAGGTTTAA
- a CDS encoding DegT/DnrJ/EryC1/StrS family aminotransferase encodes MINIIEPRFFEEEKQAIVQILESHKITRGEWTKFFEESFAKYLGVKYAFTVCSGTVALFIALKALKVEGERVIVPAMSFMATIDAVYLAGGIPIVVDVDEYYTMDPNQLEDAVKRYNPKVVIPVHLYGQPADMQAINYLSEKYGFVVLEDAAQAHGAEFFGKKVGSLGHLSAFSFYASKNVPMGEGGVIATNDDKIAKEVKKWIDFGEHPAFNVRITEFQAAIGAIQLKHLDERNRRRREIAKRYSESINSSFIHPTEREGAYHVYHLYTLRHKERDRIISLLKENGIDARVYYSYLLSELRGAEHLPLTNAERFKKEVFSIPVHPYLTEEEVEKIIHSLKAVEVFV; translated from the coding sequence ATGATAAACATAATAGAGCCAAGATTTTTTGAAGAAGAAAAACAAGCGATAGTTCAAATACTTGAAAGCCACAAGATAACAAGAGGCGAATGGACCAAGTTTTTTGAAGAGTCCTTTGCTAAGTATTTAGGTGTTAAGTATGCCTTTACAGTTTGCTCTGGCACTGTAGCCCTGTTTATAGCCCTAAAAGCTTTGAAGGTTGAGGGGGAAAGGGTAATAGTCCCAGCCATGAGCTTTATGGCAACCATAGATGCGGTTTATTTGGCGGGTGGTATTCCCATAGTGGTAGATGTGGATGAATATTACACAATGGACCCAAATCAACTGGAGGATGCGGTAAAAAGATACAACCCAAAGGTGGTTATTCCTGTCCATCTTTATGGCCAGCCTGCAGACATGCAGGCAATAAACTACCTTTCTGAAAAGTATGGCTTTGTTGTTCTTGAAGACGCTGCCCAAGCCCATGGAGCGGAATTCTTTGGAAAAAAGGTCGGAAGCTTAGGACATTTATCTGCCTTTAGCTTTTACGCTTCAAAAAATGTTCCCATGGGAGAGGGAGGAGTTATAGCAACAAACGATGATAAGATCGCTAAGGAAGTAAAGAAGTGGATAGATTTTGGCGAGCATCCTGCTTTTAACGTCAGAATAACAGAATTTCAAGCTGCCATCGGCGCCATACAACTCAAGCACTTGGACGAAAGAAACAGAAGAAGAAGGGAGATAGCCAAAAGGTATTCAGAAAGCATAAACTCAAGCTTTATACATCCAACGGAAAGGGAAGGTGCCTATCATGTGTATCACCTTTATACTCTGAGGCACAAAGAGAGGGATAGGATAATATCTTTGCTCAAAGAAAACGGGATAGACGCAAGGGTGTATTATAGCTATCTTCTCAGTGAGTTAAGAGGTGCAGAGCATCTTCCACTTACCAACGCTGAGAGGTTTAAAAAAGAAGTCTTTTCCATACCAGTCCATCCATACTTAACAGAAGAAGAGGTAGAGAAAATAATCCATAGTCTTAAGGCTGTTGAGGTGTTTGTTTAG
- a CDS encoding NTPase gives MKILLTGEPGIGKTTLIKKLLQKLGKKVRGFWTEEIRDKNTKKRIGFKVINTEGQETVFASKYFTSKHLVGSYGVNVSRFDSVAIPILEKAIREKDIYIVIDEVGKMELFSQRFRELVREIFFNPKYKVIATIPIRDVHPLVKEIRRLPGAVLLEVNKENRDYLAEEVIKLLNANGL, from the coding sequence ATGAAGATACTTCTAACAGGTGAGCCCGGCATAGGAAAAACTACGCTAATAAAAAAACTGCTTCAGAAACTTGGAAAGAAAGTGAGAGGATTTTGGACAGAAGAGATAAGGGACAAAAATACTAAAAAGAGAATAGGCTTTAAGGTTATAAATACTGAAGGGCAGGAAACAGTTTTCGCCAGCAAATATTTTACTTCTAAGCACTTAGTAGGTTCTTACGGTGTTAATGTCTCCAGGTTTGACTCAGTGGCCATTCCTATATTGGAGAAGGCTATAAGAGAGAAAGACATTTATATAGTGATAGATGAAGTGGGTAAGATGGAGCTCTTTTCTCAACGATTTAGAGAGCTTGTTAGAGAAATATTCTTTAATCCAAAGTATAAGGTTATAGCAACTATACCAATAAGAGATGTGCATCCATTGGTCAAAGAGATAAGAAGATTGCCAGGAGCGGTTCTTTTGGAAGTTAATAAAGAAAACAGAGACTATTTAGCTGAGGAAGTTATAAAACTGCTAAACGCAAATGGTTTATAA
- a CDS encoding PDC sensor domain-containing protein, whose translation MREVELSEIATYVPTIEYDFSIKEALKVFDEYGIYDILVVVKDKKPIGLVSKKDLLMAQHRSDLKVGDIAYSLPKVKSFRSSLDKLGGLFDFFTFSKKPLVVVNKDGTYAGLLFYHVLLHYFSNVKETVYPIFQKLRKYFGEGGYFYSFQLKEAKRFKEQMGTARLESLYKLLLENVKDQIEEGDAFLSIEEGEVYALSHTRVEENKIKLIMEEFHKEFSLLYAEAKPVHILGFCVELKNVKNYEEFFSVIAELKGRLRSVSDISFFIYHGIQPSVVVCEYRGKEYINRVVEKIKEDFSQIVWKIRHTEKEMWEHTLYEMFKTYPYFEIFYIISEKGIQISNNVINPRIRYPVKTGRKGADRTEKPYYKLAKEGEIYISDIYISQATDDFCITLSSKFRYGDKAYILAGDINYTEVHKLVKSYSVV comes from the coding sequence ATGAGGGAAGTAGAGCTTTCAGAAATTGCTACCTATGTGCCAACCATAGAGTATGACTTTTCCATAAAGGAAGCTCTCAAAGTTTTTGATGAATACGGTATATACGACATACTGGTGGTAGTTAAGGACAAAAAGCCCATAGGTTTGGTTTCAAAAAAGGATCTTTTAATGGCTCAGCATAGATCTGACCTAAAGGTTGGAGACATAGCTTATTCCTTGCCTAAGGTTAAAAGCTTTAGGTCCTCTTTGGACAAGCTGGGAGGTCTGTTTGACTTTTTTACCTTTAGCAAAAAACCGCTCGTGGTGGTAAATAAGGATGGGACTTACGCAGGTCTTCTTTTTTACCATGTGCTTTTGCACTACTTTAGCAACGTCAAAGAAACAGTCTATCCTATCTTCCAAAAGCTGAGAAAATACTTTGGTGAAGGGGGCTATTTCTACAGCTTCCAACTAAAGGAAGCCAAGAGGTTCAAAGAACAGATGGGCACTGCAAGGTTAGAAAGCCTTTACAAACTTCTTTTGGAAAACGTAAAGGACCAGATTGAGGAGGGAGATGCCTTTCTTTCAATAGAAGAAGGAGAGGTTTATGCCCTTTCCCACACGCGCGTAGAAGAAAACAAGATCAAGCTAATCATGGAGGAGTTTCACAAAGAATTTTCTCTTCTTTATGCGGAAGCCAAACCTGTGCATATACTTGGCTTTTGTGTGGAGCTAAAAAACGTGAAAAACTACGAAGAATTTTTCAGCGTGATTGCCGAACTTAAAGGAAGGTTAAGGTCCGTATCAGACATTTCCTTTTTTATATACCACGGCATACAGCCCTCCGTTGTGGTATGCGAATACAGAGGGAAGGAGTACATAAACAGGGTAGTGGAAAAGATAAAGGAGGACTTTTCCCAGATAGTCTGGAAGATAAGGCATACAGAAAAGGAAATGTGGGAACATACCCTTTACGAGATGTTTAAAACGTATCCCTACTTTGAAATTTTTTACATAATCAGCGAAAAAGGTATACAAATATCAAACAACGTTATAAATCCAAGAATAAGGTATCCTGTAAAGACGGGCAGAAAAGGGGCAGATAGAACAGAAAAACCCTACTACAAACTGGCAAAAGAAGGCGAAATATACATATCTGACATATACATATCCCAAGCTACCGACGATTTTTGTATAACGCTTTCCTCCAAATTCAGATATGGAGACAAAGCATACATACTTGCAGGGGACATAAACTACACAGAAGTGCACAAGCTTGTAAAGAGCTATTCTGTTGTATAA
- a CDS encoding motility protein A: MDLLTVIGIVGGLVALLIGAVLKGASILFLIQPAAFVIVVPTTLFASLVTVPISKFSLIIHGLKIAFKGGSNELLETKNQLVELANLVRKEGMLSLETKAEEITDPFLKRAIDLMVLGVEENVFVESLEAEIAKKEEDYEIAVEYWKNSAESAPTFGLVGAVFGLMKALKSLDNAQELAYGISSAFVATVYGITFSYLIFGPIAKKIKIKSKEEILRMYMIVDACRMMLKGENPRLIEERLNSFVEVK; encoded by the coding sequence ATGGACTTACTTACTGTAATAGGAATAGTAGGTGGTTTGGTAGCCCTTCTAATAGGTGCAGTTCTTAAGGGTGCAAGCATACTGTTTCTTATACAGCCTGCCGCCTTTGTAATAGTTGTGCCTACTACTCTTTTTGCAAGCTTGGTAACAGTGCCAATTTCTAAGTTTTCTCTAATAATACACGGACTAAAAATAGCTTTCAAAGGTGGTAGCAACGAACTTTTAGAAACTAAGAATCAATTGGTAGAGCTTGCCAATCTTGTAAGGAAGGAAGGAATGCTATCCTTAGAAACAAAAGCAGAAGAAATAACTGATCCTTTCTTAAAAAGGGCCATAGATTTGATGGTGTTGGGCGTAGAAGAGAACGTTTTTGTTGAAAGTCTGGAAGCGGAGATAGCTAAAAAAGAAGAGGATTATGAAATAGCGGTTGAGTATTGGAAAAATTCTGCGGAAAGCGCGCCTACCTTTGGTCTTGTGGGGGCGGTCTTTGGTCTTATGAAAGCTTTAAAGAGCTTAGATAACGCACAAGAGTTAGCTTACGGTATATCTTCAGCCTTTGTAGCTACTGTCTACGGTATAACTTTTTCCTATTTGATCTTTGGTCCAATAGCAAAAAAGATAAAAATCAAATCAAAAGAAGAAATACTGAGAATGTATATGATCGTTGATGCGTGTAGAATGATGCTTAAAGGAGAAAATCCAAGGCTTATAGAAGAAAGGCTTAACTCCTTTGTGGAGGTTAAGTAG
- the fmt gene encoding methionyl-tRNA formyltransferase, whose protein sequence is MNIVFMGTPTFALPSLMELTKHFTVKAVITQPDKPSGRGQKLTPPPVKLFALEIGIDCFQPKSKTELYQLLESLKPDCVVVVAYGRLLTKDMLQIPKFGCINLHASLLPKYRGASPIQRSLLAGDKWAGNSVMLMDEGMDTGPILSRQIVKIEPEDNYQTLSEKLSKIGAFLLVETLKLWFKGEIKPKPQKGNPTYAPPVIKEELKVCWKAQAQSVINRVRAFFPEAYCLTPKGERLKILRAKLADGVGEAGEIIDKKRLVVACGEGAVEILELINQKGKRVSGEEFIRGYREGFLL, encoded by the coding sequence ATGAACATAGTCTTTATGGGAACCCCTACTTTTGCTTTGCCAAGCCTGATGGAACTTACAAAACACTTTACGGTCAAGGCGGTTATAACTCAACCAGACAAACCCTCCGGCAGAGGACAAAAGCTTACACCCCCACCCGTAAAGCTCTTTGCCTTAGAAATAGGTATAGATTGCTTTCAACCAAAGAGTAAAACAGAACTCTATCAACTCTTAGAGAGCTTAAAGCCTGATTGTGTGGTGGTTGTTGCCTACGGCAGGTTGCTAACAAAGGACATGCTTCAAATTCCAAAATTTGGATGCATAAACCTTCATGCGTCTTTGCTTCCCAAGTATAGGGGAGCTTCTCCTATTCAGAGGAGTCTTTTGGCTGGAGATAAGTGGGCTGGCAATTCGGTAATGCTTATGGACGAAGGAATGGACACCGGACCCATACTCTCAAGGCAGATAGTAAAGATAGAACCAGAGGACAATTACCAAACCCTTTCAGAAAAACTCTCTAAGATAGGTGCATTTTTGCTTGTGGAAACTCTAAAGCTTTGGTTTAAGGGAGAAATCAAGCCAAAGCCTCAAAAAGGTAATCCTACCTATGCACCACCCGTAATAAAGGAGGAGCTAAAAGTTTGCTGGAAGGCACAGGCCCAAAGTGTGATAAACAGGGTGAGGGCATTTTTCCCAGAGGCCTACTGTTTAACTCCAAAGGGAGAGAGGTTAAAGATCCTAAGAGCCAAACTTGCGGATGGTGTGGGAGAGGCAGGAGAAATAATAGACAAAAAAAGACTCGTAGTTGCCTGTGGAGAGGGTGCAGTGGAAATCTTAGAACTCATAAATCAAAAAGGTAAAAGAGTTTCTGGAGAAGAATTTATAAGAGGTTACAGGGAGGGTTTTCTCTTATAA
- a CDS encoding superoxide dismutase, protein MAVHKLQPKDHLKPSNLKGISNDQIEPHFEAHYKGYVTKYNEIQEKLADLNFSDRSKANQNYSEFRELKVEETFNYMGVVLHELYFGHLGAKGQPSEAFKKKVEEDFGSWDACVQELKATGIAFRGWAVLGLDIFSGRLVINGLDAHNVYNYTGLIPLIVLDTYEHAYYVDYKNKRPPYIDAFLENINWDVVNERFEKAMKAYEALKDFIK, encoded by the coding sequence ATGGCAGTGCATAAACTTCAGCCTAAGGACCACTTAAAGCCCTCAAACCTAAAGGGCATATCCAACGACCAAATAGAGCCTCACTTTGAGGCACACTACAAGGGTTATGTTACCAAATACAACGAGATCCAAGAAAAGTTAGCAGACCTTAATTTTTCAGACAGGTCAAAGGCTAATCAGAACTACTCTGAGTTTAGGGAGTTAAAGGTGGAAGAGACCTTCAACTACATGGGCGTGGTCCTTCATGAGCTTTACTTTGGACATTTAGGAGCTAAAGGTCAGCCTTCGGAAGCCTTTAAGAAAAAGGTGGAAGAGGACTTTGGTTCTTGGGATGCCTGTGTTCAGGAACTAAAGGCTACTGGCATAGCCTTCAGAGGATGGGCAGTACTTGGTTTGGATATCTTTTCTGGAAGGCTTGTGATAAATGGCTTGGATGCCCACAACGTGTATAACTACACTGGACTTATACCCCTGATAGTCTTAGACACCTATGAGCATGCTTACTACGTCGATTACAAGAACAAAAGACCACCTTACATTGACGCCTTCTTGGAAAACATAAACTGGGATGTGGTGAATGAAAGGTTTGAAAAAGCAATGAAAGCTTACGAAGCACTAAAGGACTTTATAAAGTAA